One Gossypium hirsutum isolate 1008001.06 chromosome A11, Gossypium_hirsutum_v2.1, whole genome shotgun sequence genomic window carries:
- the LOC107940514 gene encoding putative disease resistance protein At3g14460, with protein sequence MESSTNWAKVILPAMDNFLAIPIVKLTPYLINHKTQAQDFHETVYLKSIRISNAENIKSLPRGLDKLSHLQEIEVNGCPSLVSFEESGLPTTNLKVLSIQYCENFRALPKCINNFTSLAELKVVYCSDDVSFPEEGFPTNLTLLEISNAPKIYTSLVEWGFNRLTSLQQLDISGEGCSNVVSFPEEWIGMTLPPPLTSIRIRNFNNLEFMCSKGFQHLTSLQELAFINCPKLTSLPEKDMLLSLERLCIWGCPLLEEGVLVKEAHLRVAKFHGAGGHLTRTIPTYGHDTGW encoded by the exons ATGGAAAGTAGTACTAATTGGGCCAAGGTGATTCTTCCCGCTATGGACAACTTCCTCGCAATCCCAATTGTGAAGCTTACGCCTTACCTTATCAACCACAAAACTCAAG CCCAAGATTTCCATGAAACAGTTTATCTCAAAAGTATTAGAATATCAAATGCTGAAAATATTAAATCATTACCAAGAGGATTGGACAAGCTCAGCCATCTTCAAGAGATTGAAGTTAATGGGTGCCCAAGTCTGGTTTCATTTGAAGAAAGTGGGTTGCCCACCACAAATCTCAAAGTTCTCTCAATCCAGTATTGTGAAAATTTTAGAGCCCTTCCCAAGTGCATCAACAACTTCACCTCCCTTGCAGAATTGAAGGTGGTTTATTGTTCGGATGACGTATCCTTTCCAGAAGAGGGTTTCCCTACCAACCTCACATTACTTGAAATCTCAAACGCACCCAAAATTTATACATCACTTGTTGAATGGGGATTTAACAGACTCACCTCTCTTCAACAACTGGATATCAGCGGTGAAGGATGCTCAAACGTGGTGTCATTTCCAGAAGAATGGATAGGAATGACGCTGCCTCCTCCTCTCACATCTATCCGCATtcgaaattttaataatttggaATTCATGTGCTCCAAGGGCTTTCAACACCTCACCTCTCTTCAAGAATTAGCGTTCATTAATTGTCCTAAGCTCACATCTCTTCCAGAAAAAGATATGCTTCTCTCGCTTGAGCGTCTATGTATTTGGGGTTGCCCGTTGCTAGAAGAAGG GGTCTTGGTTAAGGAGGCGCACCTTCGAGTGGCAAAATTCCATGGTGCCGGTGGACATCTAACGAGGACAATACCAACTTATGGGCACGATACAGGGTGGTGA